From Granulicella sp. WH15, the proteins below share one genomic window:
- a CDS encoding nuclease, with amino-acid sequence MRRVFAATMLVGWALSVPAQQQKPVGYVPTASATVSGEMVVTGGKAALSGSNVVTALDRTAVVTLARGGSVDVCQTSSLHVTGSGDSDGLLLALDRGALELHMAASASDVLMTPDLRFAMVSAGPLDLRVRVTQNGDTCVENKGRKAPVLKISDAFGEASYELKAGQHVMFEHGSLKEVVDRETVPCGCPPPEPAGVSIADAALSGKTVSPKLAAKQHPFPAAVSEGLAEPSPLPAQKPGETHTQVSDSLGYDGTVPVTPTPLEHGTGIAADPLGQPAQAQEQKGVFHAVGRFFRHLFGRE; translated from the coding sequence ATGAGGCGGGTCTTCGCGGCGACGATGCTGGTGGGCTGGGCTTTGAGCGTACCCGCGCAGCAACAGAAGCCGGTCGGCTATGTGCCGACGGCGAGCGCGACCGTATCCGGCGAGATGGTGGTGACCGGCGGCAAGGCGGCACTGAGTGGATCGAACGTGGTGACGGCGCTGGACCGTACGGCGGTGGTGACGCTGGCGCGCGGCGGCTCGGTGGACGTGTGTCAGACCAGCTCGCTGCATGTGACGGGTTCGGGTGACTCGGACGGATTGTTGCTGGCGCTGGATCGCGGGGCGCTCGAGCTGCACATGGCGGCCTCGGCCAGCGACGTGCTGATGACGCCGGACCTGCGATTTGCGATGGTCTCGGCCGGGCCGCTGGACCTGCGAGTGCGGGTGACCCAGAATGGGGATACATGCGTTGAAAACAAAGGCCGCAAGGCCCCGGTGCTGAAGATCAGCGACGCCTTCGGCGAGGCTTCTTATGAGCTGAAGGCCGGGCAGCATGTGATGTTCGAGCACGGCAGCCTGAAGGAAGTGGTGGACCGGGAGACGGTGCCGTGCGGGTGTCCGCCGCCCGAACCGGCGGGGGTTTCGATTGCGGATGCGGCTCTGAGCGGCAAGACGGTCTCGCCGAAGCTGGCGGCAAAGCAGCATCCGTTTCCGGCGGCGGTGAGCGAGGGGCTGGCGGAGCCGTCGCCGCTGCCCGCGCAGAAGCCGGGGGAGACACATACGCAGGTGTCCGACTCGCTGGGGTATGACGGGACGGTGCCGGTGACTCCCACGCCGCTGGAGCATGGGACCGGAATTGCAGCGGACCCTTTGGGCCAGCCCGCGCAGGCACAGGAGCAAAAGGGCGTCTTCCATGCCGTGGGGCGGTTCTTCCGCCATCTCTTCGGACGGGAGTGA
- the efp gene encoding elongation factor P — translation MSIPATQMRPGMIIKYKDDLHLVFSVEHRTPGNLRAFIQAKLRNVRTGSMFIERFRSPDPIDRVYVDEVKMEFLYSDGDDYYFMDEAFEQTMLKRETLGDAVDFLIPNLSISVSFHDGKAVGIELPTVVEMTVMETEPGIKSATASSVTKPAKTETGLVVQVPPFINEGEKIRVDTAEGAYMSRA, via the coding sequence ATGTCGATTCCTGCCACGCAGATGCGTCCGGGCATGATTATCAAGTACAAAGACGACCTGCACCTGGTGTTCTCGGTGGAACACCGCACGCCGGGTAACCTGCGGGCGTTCATCCAGGCCAAGCTGCGCAACGTGCGCACGGGCTCGATGTTTATCGAACGGTTTCGCTCGCCCGACCCGATCGACCGCGTCTACGTGGACGAAGTGAAGATGGAGTTCCTGTACAGCGACGGCGACGACTACTACTTCATGGACGAGGCGTTCGAGCAGACGATGCTGAAGCGCGAGACGCTGGGCGATGCGGTGGATTTCCTGATCCCGAACCTGTCGATCAGCGTGAGCTTCCACGACGGCAAGGCTGTGGGTATCGAGCTGCCGACGGTGGTGGAGATGACCGTGATGGAGACCGAGCCGGGCATCAAGTCGGCCACGGCGTCTTCCGTAACCAAGCCCGCCAAGACCGAGACCGGCCTGGTGGTGCAGGTGCCGCCGTTCATCAACGAGGGCGAGAAGATCCGCGTGGATACGGCCGAAGGCGCTTACATGAGCCGCGCGTAA
- a CDS encoding acylphosphatase encodes MVQHYLVKGRVQGVGFRWFVHREAAEIGLRGWVRNTDTGHVEIVAAGTPEQLLELKAALRQGSRGSRVDAIEEHELLENEGEKLGPFEIEGAW; translated from the coding sequence ATGGTTCAGCACTATCTCGTCAAGGGCCGCGTGCAGGGGGTCGGGTTCCGGTGGTTCGTGCACCGGGAGGCCGCCGAGATTGGCCTGCGCGGCTGGGTCAGGAACACCGATACAGGGCACGTGGAGATCGTCGCGGCGGGCACGCCGGAGCAGTTGCTGGAGCTGAAGGCCGCGCTGCGGCAGGGCTCGCGCGGCAGCCGGGTGGATGCCATCGAAGAGCACGAGCTGCTCGAGAACGAGGGCGAGAAGCTGGGACCATTTGAGATTGAAGGGGCATGGTAA
- a CDS encoding adenine phosphoribosyltransferase: MKTPVNCEPLKELIRTVPDFPKPGILFYDITTLLKDKAGMAQLIDAFAAYYIGKEIDLVLGIEARGFIFGPALAYRLNAGFVPVRKPKKLPAPTAKVSYDLEYGTDSLEIHLDAIEPGQRVVIVDDLLATGGTMQATVKLVRQLGGEIAGIGFAIELDFLKGRDKFQEYDVLSLLHYDE; this comes from the coding sequence TTGAAGACACCTGTGAACTGTGAGCCGTTGAAGGAGCTGATCCGTACGGTGCCCGACTTTCCGAAGCCGGGGATTTTGTTCTACGACATTACGACGCTGCTGAAGGACAAGGCCGGGATGGCGCAGCTCATCGACGCCTTTGCCGCGTACTACATCGGCAAGGAGATCGACCTGGTGCTGGGGATCGAGGCGCGTGGCTTCATCTTCGGACCGGCGCTGGCGTACCGGCTGAACGCGGGCTTTGTGCCCGTGCGCAAGCCGAAGAAGCTGCCTGCTCCGACGGCGAAGGTCTCGTACGATCTGGAGTACGGCACCGACTCGCTGGAGATTCACCTGGACGCGATTGAGCCGGGCCAGCGCGTGGTGATCGTGGACGACCTGCTGGCCACCGGCGGGACGATGCAGGCGACGGTGAAGCTCGTGCGGCAGCTCGGCGGGGAGATCGCGGGCATCGGGTTTGCCATTGAGCTGGACTTCCTGAAGGGCCGCGATAAGTTCCAGGAGTACGACGTGCTGAGCCTGCTGCATTACGATGAGTAG
- a CDS encoding energy transducer TonB, producing MRRVKTNTLGKLLLPLVFLISPMTWGRAESSAALHERLHRVAQGNVLDDASLQPWHLKMTVQLYDSKGSPSESGTLEEWWGGAQKDRQIFTTPSYTATIVHNEHGLFLSTGASLPPALLEQLRKQVVHPMPSDHEVDQSTPDLHHLPLGGVDLDCVMLTQTIKGVAFAPLGLFPTYCMSRGEDTLRVSYEFGNQLTLRVRTGAFQSRHVPLDTSIQIAGVQAASAHIDKLESVPEQSVNSDVIDGLTSVNGATAEVDTAVMAGHVLHKVAPIYPDRARKGHISGTVLLHVIIGTDGHVHDLSVISAPDPELAIAAIAAVRQWTYTPYINNGEPASVDTKVTVNFNFAPR from the coding sequence ATGAGAAGAGTCAAAACCAATACACTTGGAAAACTTCTGCTACCGCTCGTCTTCTTGATCTCTCCTATGACATGGGGACGGGCGGAAAGCTCCGCAGCACTGCATGAGCGTCTGCACAGGGTTGCCCAGGGCAATGTCCTGGATGATGCCTCCCTGCAACCATGGCATCTCAAGATGACTGTGCAGCTCTATGATTCCAAGGGTTCGCCAAGCGAGAGTGGCACTCTCGAAGAGTGGTGGGGCGGCGCGCAAAAAGATCGCCAGATCTTCACGACCCCCTCCTACACTGCAACCATCGTGCATAACGAACACGGTCTCTTTCTTAGTACCGGTGCGAGCTTACCTCCCGCTCTCCTGGAGCAGTTGCGAAAGCAAGTTGTGCACCCAATGCCGTCCGACCATGAGGTCGATCAGAGCACGCCGGATCTGCACCACCTCCCCCTGGGAGGGGTCGATCTGGACTGCGTGATGTTGACCCAGACGATCAAAGGGGTTGCCTTCGCTCCTCTCGGCCTGTTTCCGACCTACTGCATGAGCCGTGGCGAAGATACTCTGCGGGTCAGCTATGAGTTTGGCAACCAACTGACCTTGCGGGTCAGAACGGGAGCCTTTCAATCCCGGCACGTTCCGCTCGATACCTCCATTCAGATTGCGGGCGTCCAGGCCGCAAGCGCACACATTGACAAGCTTGAGTCAGTACCCGAACAATCGGTGAACTCCGATGTCATCGACGGGTTGACCTCCGTGAATGGAGCCACGGCAGAGGTAGATACGGCTGTGATGGCGGGACATGTCCTTCATAAAGTCGCGCCGATTTACCCTGATAGGGCAAGGAAGGGACATATCTCGGGCACAGTGCTACTCCATGTGATTATTGGTACCGACGGTCATGTGCATGATTTGAGTGTTATCAGCGCACCCGATCCGGAGCTGGCGATTGCAGCCATTGCCGCTGTCCGTCAGTGGACCTATACACCCTATATCAACAACGGGGAACCAGCGTCAGTGGACACCAAGGTCACAGTTAATTTCAACTTTGCGCCGCGTTAG
- a CDS encoding NAD(P)-dependent alcohol dehydrogenase, which produces MIQSVGYAAKSVAASLERFEFERRDVRPDDVVVEIAYSGICHSDIHQVRDEWGGAIFPMVPGHEIVGYVTAVGSAVTKFKVGDLAGVGVMVDSCKVCSNCEADEEAYCEKGFVGTYNSKDYEGVLTRGGYSNNIVVAERYVHTISKKLEPKLAAVAPLLCAGITTYSPLRHWKIGPGKKVGIVGLGGLGHMGLKFAHSFGAHVVLFTTSAGKEADALRLGADEVVISKDAEAMAKYKGSLDFILDCVSAPHDINLYLSLLRLDGTVCLVGLPETPMEVASFSTVVNRRSLAGSMIGGMKETQEMLDYCAENDIVSEIELTTVGELDTAYDRVVKSDVKYRFVIDMKSLNA; this is translated from the coding sequence ATGATTCAGTCCGTGGGATACGCAGCTAAAAGTGTAGCTGCATCGCTTGAGCGATTCGAGTTTGAACGGCGCGACGTGCGGCCGGATGATGTCGTGGTCGAGATTGCCTACTCGGGCATCTGCCACTCGGATATCCATCAGGTGCGCGACGAGTGGGGCGGGGCCATCTTCCCGATGGTGCCGGGACACGAGATCGTCGGCTATGTAACGGCGGTTGGCTCCGCAGTGACCAAGTTCAAGGTAGGCGACCTGGCCGGTGTGGGCGTCATGGTCGATTCGTGCAAGGTCTGCTCGAACTGCGAGGCCGATGAGGAAGCCTACTGCGAGAAGGGCTTCGTGGGCACGTACAACAGCAAGGACTACGAGGGCGTGCTGACGCGGGGCGGCTACTCGAACAACATCGTGGTCGCCGAGCGGTACGTTCACACCATCTCGAAGAAGCTGGAGCCGAAGCTGGCGGCGGTGGCTCCGCTGCTGTGCGCGGGCATTACCACCTACAGCCCGCTGCGCCACTGGAAAATCGGCCCGGGCAAGAAGGTCGGGATCGTCGGCTTGGGCGGACTGGGGCACATGGGGCTGAAGTTCGCGCACTCGTTCGGCGCGCATGTGGTGCTGTTCACCACCTCCGCGGGCAAGGAAGCCGATGCGTTGCGGCTGGGCGCGGACGAGGTCGTGATCTCGAAGGATGCCGAGGCGATGGCCAAGTACAAGGGCAGCCTCGACTTCATTCTGGACTGTGTCTCGGCTCCGCACGACATCAACCTGTACCTGAGCCTGCTGCGACTGGACGGTACGGTGTGCCTGGTGGGCCTGCCGGAGACGCCGATGGAGGTGGCCTCGTTCTCGACGGTGGTGAACCGGCGCAGCCTGGCCGGGTCGATGATCGGCGGCATGAAAGAGACGCAGGAGATGCTGGACTACTGCGCGGAAAACGATATCGTCTCGGAGATTGAGCTGACGACGGTGGGCGAGCTTGATACGGCTTACGACCGCGTGGTGAAGAGCGATGTGAAGTATCGCTTCGTGATCGATATGAAGTCGCTGAACGCTTAG
- a CDS encoding lactonase family protein, translated as MATPKFFHRREKKQAPPPQPWVYIGSDTAAGPGKGIYACRFDTVTGQLTQPILAATTFRPAFFALGPLRNGRRFLYVTNEGKDETATVTTFAVDAATGALSSVGKVPSGFAGACYISVDVTGSAAYVANFYGSGISSYRIQPDGTLSGPVEHIDFHAAAFGQQGPVTARQDAPHPHSTTISPDNRFLIVNDLGNDQIVTFALEPDARLGEPHLSGNHRPGSGPRHVAFHPNGRWVYGITEIDSSIDQYLWIATHGHAPEALLTYTDHTVRTVEPDYHGPTNTAAEIAISANGYFLYASNRGEDSLVVFAIDPESGALTLKQRIPCGGHIPRHFTLDPTGRWLLCGNQNSSSVTVFARNEGTGLLTGPVQTLAVESPMFTLFA; from the coding sequence TTGGCTACTCCCAAGTTCTTCCACCGCCGCGAGAAGAAGCAGGCTCCTCCTCCGCAGCCCTGGGTCTACATCGGCTCGGACACCGCCGCCGGTCCCGGCAAAGGCATCTACGCCTGCCGCTTCGACACCGTCACCGGCCAACTGACGCAGCCGATTCTGGCCGCCACGACCTTCCGCCCGGCCTTCTTCGCGCTCGGTCCTCTGCGTAACGGCCGCCGCTTCCTCTACGTCACCAACGAGGGCAAGGACGAGACCGCCACCGTCACCACCTTCGCCGTCGATGCCGCCACCGGCGCGCTTAGCTCCGTGGGCAAGGTCCCCTCGGGCTTCGCCGGAGCCTGCTACATCTCGGTCGACGTCACCGGCAGCGCGGCCTACGTGGCTAACTTCTACGGCAGCGGCATCAGCAGCTACCGCATCCAGCCCGACGGCACCCTCTCCGGCCCGGTCGAGCACATCGACTTCCACGCCGCCGCCTTCGGCCAGCAAGGCCCCGTCACCGCCCGGCAGGACGCGCCGCACCCGCATTCGACGACGATCTCGCCCGATAACCGCTTCCTCATCGTCAACGACCTGGGCAACGACCAGATCGTCACCTTCGCGCTCGAGCCCGACGCCCGCCTGGGTGAGCCGCACCTCTCCGGCAACCATCGCCCCGGCTCCGGCCCGCGCCACGTGGCCTTCCACCCCAACGGGCGCTGGGTCTACGGCATCACCGAGATCGACTCCAGCATCGACCAGTACCTCTGGATCGCGACCCACGGCCACGCGCCCGAGGCCCTGCTGACCTACACCGACCACACGGTCCGCACAGTCGAACCCGACTACCACGGCCCCACCAACACGGCGGCGGAGATCGCCATCTCGGCCAACGGCTACTTCCTTTACGCCAGCAACCGCGGCGAGGACTCGCTCGTCGTCTTCGCCATCGACCCGGAGAGCGGCGCCCTGACGCTGAAGCAGCGCATCCCCTGCGGCGGCCACATTCCCCGGCACTTCACGCTCGACCCCACGGGCCGCTGGCTGCTCTGCGGCAACCAGAACTCGTCGTCAGTCACAGTCTTCGCCCGCAACGAGGGCACCGGCCTGCTCACCGGCCCGGTCCAGACGCTGGCCGTCGAGTCGCCGATGTTCACGCTCTTCGCCTAA
- a CDS encoding TonB-dependent receptor, whose amino-acid sequence MHRLLAALLFLFALPCLSAQETINNASLSGRVTDTSGAVVRHASVTAREIETNTSATTTSDAAGRFRFPYLRVGRYEVVVQEAGFSDAKRTLNLTIGAAFELPVELTVGSATQAVNVDAEGPLLEADRSQVAGTISQTEVANLPFNGRNFLDLALLVPGVSPTNTAANQLFAETSAVGGQGISVSSQRNFSNSFIVDGLSANDDAAGLVQTSFGLDVIREMQVVTSGGQAEFGRALGGYINFVSKSGTNALHGDAYGYLRNQRLNAANALSGTNLPLTQAQYGASLGGPIVKDRTFYFGNFEQRQLNQNGVITITAANADAINTALKSAGYPGQSLAISSATPTTLYPNPVRSSNFFAKLDHKVNDRDQLSVRYSLYHVSSTNSRGAGGINYTSAAAGLEDLDQTVAVSNIDMLTPRTVNETRGQFTNSNLRAPVNDPVGPAVSISGVAAFGTLSGSPTARYDRLYEVVDNLSHQAGAHALRVGADFLFNDLTITYPQSIRGSYAFSSLANFQKGTYSTFTQSFGNYVVPQTNPNIGFYAQDEWKVSSALTLNVGVRYDLQFLKSLYMDSNNVSPRVGFAWSPFRKSGTVVRGSYGLFYDRIPLRALSNALESDGNTTAINSNTFTTIALSYGQAGAPAFPNIDTGYTATTIPANVRLSLSTMDPHMQNAFSQQVSLEVDQQMTPTSNLAISYQHLRGEHLLISVNLNTPTCYASVDPINLCRPNAAYANNKQYQSAADSYYDALSVSYVQRPVRWGSYRVSYTWSKAIDNVSEFFFSSPVNNYNLREDRSLSDDDQRNRVVFDATVHTSMEHATNVAQRLLYGFQLGGILQYYSPLPFNVTTGGNSLQTTALRPCLPGFVLTPTAANSCANALPGTMIGRNAGVGFDSFTMSARLSRTFPLGERFRLQGIAEAFNALNHRNDQVPNGTFGTGAYPSAPVSTYRQATAVGDPRNVQLALRLSF is encoded by the coding sequence TTGCATCGTCTGCTTGCTGCACTCCTGTTTTTGTTTGCTTTACCCTGTCTATCCGCTCAGGAAACCATCAACAACGCCTCGCTGAGCGGGCGCGTTACCGACACCTCCGGGGCCGTCGTGCGCCATGCCAGCGTCACCGCCCGCGAGATCGAAACCAACACCTCCGCCACCACGACCAGCGATGCGGCGGGGCGCTTTCGCTTCCCTTACCTGCGCGTGGGACGGTACGAGGTCGTCGTGCAGGAGGCTGGTTTCTCCGATGCAAAACGCACGCTGAACCTGACCATCGGCGCGGCCTTTGAGCTGCCGGTAGAGCTGACCGTGGGGAGCGCGACGCAGGCCGTCAACGTCGATGCCGAAGGCCCGCTGCTCGAAGCCGACCGCAGCCAGGTGGCGGGGACAATCTCGCAGACCGAGGTGGCGAACCTGCCCTTCAACGGGCGCAACTTTCTCGACCTGGCACTGCTGGTGCCGGGGGTATCACCGACCAACACGGCGGCCAACCAGCTCTTTGCCGAGACCTCGGCGGTGGGCGGGCAGGGCATCTCGGTGAGCAGCCAGAGGAACTTCTCCAACAGCTTCATCGTCGATGGGCTTTCGGCCAACGACGATGCGGCCGGGCTGGTCCAAACCTCGTTCGGGCTGGACGTGATCCGCGAGATGCAGGTGGTGACCAGCGGCGGGCAGGCCGAGTTCGGGCGGGCGCTGGGCGGGTACATCAACTTCGTCTCGAAGAGCGGCACCAACGCGCTGCACGGCGATGCCTACGGCTACCTGCGCAACCAGCGGCTGAACGCGGCTAATGCACTCTCGGGCACCAACCTGCCGTTGACGCAGGCGCAGTACGGCGCGTCGCTGGGCGGGCCAATCGTCAAGGATCGTACGTTCTACTTCGGCAACTTCGAGCAGCGGCAGTTGAACCAGAACGGCGTCATCACAATCACGGCAGCCAATGCGGATGCGATCAACACGGCGCTGAAGTCTGCTGGATATCCGGGGCAAAGCCTTGCCATCAGCAGCGCCACGCCGACGACGCTCTATCCCAACCCGGTTCGGTCGAGTAACTTCTTCGCCAAGCTGGACCACAAGGTGAACGACCGCGATCAACTGAGCGTGCGCTACAGCCTGTACCACGTCAGCAGCACCAACTCGCGCGGCGCGGGCGGGATCAACTACACCAGCGCCGCCGCGGGGCTTGAGGATCTCGACCAGACCGTGGCCGTGAGCAACATCGACATGCTGACGCCGCGCACGGTGAACGAGACGCGCGGGCAGTTCACCAACAGCAACCTGCGCGCTCCGGTGAACGATCCGGTGGGACCGGCGGTGAGCATCTCCGGCGTGGCCGCGTTCGGCACGCTCTCCGGCTCGCCGACGGCGCGGTACGACCGGCTGTACGAGGTGGTCGACAACCTCTCGCACCAGGCCGGGGCGCACGCGCTGCGCGTGGGCGCGGACTTCCTCTTCAACGATCTGACGATCACGTATCCGCAGTCGATTCGCGGCAGCTATGCGTTCTCCTCGCTGGCCAACTTCCAGAAAGGGACGTACAGCACCTTCACGCAGTCGTTCGGCAACTACGTGGTGCCGCAGACGAATCCGAACATCGGCTTCTACGCGCAGGACGAGTGGAAGGTCAGCTCGGCGCTGACGCTGAACGTGGGCGTGCGCTACGATCTTCAGTTCCTGAAGAGCCTTTACATGGACAGCAACAACGTCTCGCCGCGTGTGGGCTTCGCGTGGTCGCCGTTCAGGAAGAGCGGCACCGTGGTGCGCGGCAGCTATGGGCTGTTCTACGACCGCATCCCGCTGCGTGCGCTCTCCAATGCTCTTGAGAGCGACGGCAATACGACGGCGATCAACAGTAACACCTTCACCACCATTGCGCTCTCCTATGGGCAAGCAGGCGCACCCGCGTTCCCCAACATCGACACGGGTTATACCGCAACGACGATCCCCGCCAACGTGCGCCTGAGCCTGAGCACGATGGACCCGCACATGCAAAATGCGTTCTCGCAGCAAGTGAGCCTCGAGGTCGATCAGCAGATGACTCCGACGAGCAACCTTGCAATCAGCTACCAGCACCTGCGCGGCGAGCACCTGCTCATCTCCGTCAACCTGAACACGCCGACCTGCTATGCGTCCGTCGATCCGATCAACCTGTGCAGGCCGAACGCCGCGTATGCGAACAACAAGCAGTACCAGTCGGCGGCGGACTCCTACTACGACGCGCTCTCGGTCTCGTACGTGCAGAGGCCGGTGCGCTGGGGCAGCTATCGCGTCTCGTATACGTGGTCGAAGGCGATTGATAACGTCAGCGAGTTCTTCTTCAGCTCGCCGGTAAACAACTACAACCTGCGCGAGGACCGCTCGCTCTCGGACGACGACCAGCGCAATCGCGTGGTCTTCGACGCGACCGTGCATACGTCGATGGAGCACGCGACAAACGTGGCCCAGAGGCTGCTGTATGGGTTTCAGCTCGGAGGGATATTGCAGTACTACTCGCCGCTGCCGTTCAACGTGACGACCGGCGGCAACAGTCTCCAGACGACGGCGCTGCGGCCCTGTCTGCCGGGGTTTGTGCTGACACCCACCGCCGCCAACTCCTGCGCCAACGCGCTGCCCGGAACCATGATCGGACGCAACGCCGGTGTGGGTTTCGACAGCTTCACCATGAGCGCGCGGCTGAGCCGGACGTTTCCTTTGGGCGAACGATTCAGGCTACAAGGAATCGCCGAAGCCTTCAATGCGTTGAACCATCGCAACGATCAGGTGCCGAATGGAACCTTCGGGACGGGGGCTTATCCATCTGCTCCTGTGTCTACGTATCGTCAGGCAACGGCAGTGGGTGATCCGCGTAACGTGCAGCTTGCTTTGCGGTTGAGCTTCTAG